A genomic stretch from Ignavibacteriales bacterium includes:
- a CDS encoding T9SS type A sorting domain-containing protein: MIKYILTILFFLVNCIPSGVSAQWVKINSLSATSVREIKYESGAFYAPAGNGLWRSTNDGVNWTNISNGLSGDALITYDIFFDSGSIFITTVEGNFKTTNGGLNWEAKSTGIVIGPGATKRYCYSLIRYHGALYCGAFSGLYKSTDGGDNWTLSGIPGPHSNVEVLYEYDDQLWAGRTNTASNGTLQRTTDDGATWNTIQFFGQFNPEVFCFHTAPDNKLFIGTGHGVYATSNGGANWAPLVNGLPSDPYNSSIIQRGSTLYTSTKFGGNGVYQSTNEGQTWEEISGNLPFVSDTYDLIIVGDTLYLAASNGIYKSTISSLTAVHNSTSELPGNFSLYQNYPNPFNPSTKIKFDIPKSGFVTLTVYDATGRQVAQLVNENLSPGSYSAEFRADGLTSGIYFYKLITGEYSTTRKMVLVK; encoded by the coding sequence AATCAGGCGCATTCTACGCGCCGGCAGGAAACGGGCTCTGGAGATCTACAAATGATGGCGTGAATTGGACCAATATAAGCAATGGTCTTTCCGGTGACGCTCTAATTACATATGATATATTTTTCGATAGCGGATCGATCTTTATAACGACGGTCGAAGGAAATTTCAAAACCACTAATGGCGGCTTGAATTGGGAAGCGAAAAGTACCGGTATAGTCATTGGACCGGGCGCAACCAAAAGATACTGCTATTCATTGATCCGGTACCACGGTGCATTATACTGCGGGGCTTTCTCAGGACTGTATAAATCCACTGACGGAGGAGACAATTGGACCCTCAGCGGTATACCCGGACCTCACTCAAATGTGGAAGTGCTTTACGAATATGATGACCAGCTATGGGCAGGTCGGACCAATACCGCCAGCAACGGTACTCTGCAAAGAACCACCGACGACGGAGCTACCTGGAACACGATCCAGTTTTTCGGGCAGTTCAACCCGGAAGTTTTCTGTTTCCATACCGCCCCTGACAATAAATTATTCATAGGTACCGGGCACGGGGTGTATGCTACATCAAATGGCGGCGCTAACTGGGCTCCACTGGTAAATGGGCTCCCATCCGATCCGTATAATTCATCTATAATACAAAGAGGAAGCACATTATATACATCAACTAAATTCGGCGGGAATGGTGTGTACCAATCGACCAATGAAGGTCAGACATGGGAAGAAATAAGCGGTAACCTCCCCTTTGTATCGGATACTTATGATCTGATAATTGTTGGGGATACTCTCTATCTCGCCGCGTCAAACGGAATATATAAGTCAACTATTTCATCATTAACAGCCGTACATAACTCTACATCGGAATTGCCCGGTAATTTTTCTCTTTATCAAAATTATCCCAATCCATTCAACCCGTCCACAAAGATAAAATTCGACATCCCGAAAAGCGGATTTGTCACTCTCACAGTATATGATGCCACTGGACGCCAGGTAGCTCAGCTGGTGAATGAAAACCTCTCTCCCGGCTCATATTCGGCGGAATTCCGGGCCGATGGCTTGACAAGCGGAATTTATTTTTATAAGTTGATAACTGGGGAATATTCCACAACCAGGAAAATGGTTCTGGTCAAATAA
- a CDS encoding class I SAM-dependent methyltransferase has protein sequence MEQSGGPDIGIIKQKMAATWANGDFGVIAKTLMPAANDLIDSLEIGPGSKVLDVACGSGNLAIVSSRKGADVKGVDIVEDLIRQSKERANEEDLNIEFITGDAEAMPYPDNEFDFVVTMFGAMFCPRPDVTAKELFRVCKPGGKVAMANWTQNDFAEDFFGTISRFAPPPPPGMAKPNEWGEEEIVKQRFGDYASNIEFTKRTTELVYDADPAGTTEAFVKYFGPIKTVYEMLDDEKKKEFTDAITDVFKKYNVSEGSNNVMIGEYLQVVATKA, from the coding sequence ATGGAGCAATCCGGGGGTCCTGACATTGGCATTATTAAACAAAAAATGGCAGCCACATGGGCAAATGGCGATTTTGGTGTGATCGCGAAAACACTTATGCCCGCTGCAAACGACCTTATCGACAGCCTGGAGATTGGTCCCGGCTCAAAGGTTCTTGATGTAGCATGCGGAAGCGGTAACCTGGCAATAGTTTCTTCGCGAAAAGGCGCTGACGTAAAAGGCGTAGACATTGTGGAAGACCTGATCCGCCAGTCAAAGGAGAGAGCAAATGAGGAGGATCTGAATATTGAATTTATTACCGGCGATGCTGAAGCAATGCCATATCCCGACAATGAATTCGATTTTGTAGTAACGATGTTCGGCGCAATGTTCTGCCCGCGTCCGGATGTAACAGCAAAAGAGCTATTCCGCGTCTGCAAACCCGGCGGAAAAGTTGCTATGGCTAACTGGACGCAGAACGATTTTGCGGAAGATTTCTTTGGTACCATCAGCAGGTTTGCACCTCCTCCCCCGCCCGGAATGGCTAAGCCCAATGAGTGGGGTGAAGAAGAGATCGTGAAGCAGAGATTCGGAGACTATGCATCGAATATCGAATTTACAAAACGCACTACAGAGCTGGTCTATGATGCAGATCCGGCAGGTACTACGGAAGCCTTCGTTAAATATTTCGGACCGATAAAAACTGTTTATGAGATGCTGGATGATGAAAAGAAAAAGGAGTTTACGGATGCCATTACGGACGTTTTCAAAAAGTATAATGTATCGGAAGGAAGTAATAACGTCATGATAGGTGAATACCTGCAGGTGGTAGCAACTAAAGCATAG
- a CDS encoding T9SS type A sorting domain-containing protein — translation MRLIYIFLTLIFLPQLVSAQEIRNAPQTNYNYLGNNANDKNDVSGLNKIRVPSEHEEALIGKIKQLKENDSPENKEELIKLEEELAKLRGEASVITSPSPTGAILTRVPENSAASISIDNNRIYNNPNSTIKGIATAVEQRGSSAGKIWLVYVFSGNPAFPDSIRIYNSTNGGNTWNFYVTGNFAPYDRMVPGELDLEIIENNSGQKYLWLICGYTDPTGDLRSNVGGFIMQAPSVNGVFLTFNWPDGDSLKRYYNPRITSDNSVYLNNPYTYIICSFDSTDGNGNHFNGQKYVRCLNPYTVSPAFTYQPENFYWYSNPGPAGYVRDVYSDIAYFQNGGQDSIIVSFSGVPDSNTIFFSKADITGSLASVGGSSTQGGSDPNSMKTNARLSSNGNGNGSVICVFNQYSSGNRNVKYFRTDNYGNFNSLAGQSVLWGSLTNQNYRPDIIGTRNGDIHYFTFGTSDAVADSIQYISVTTDGITNQIHKMNAVDSVTGSAPPVAGFRYVDGDSCFILYSGPEAHSVWNARGCTGDPIGILNISAPVRYSLSQNYPNPFNPVTRINFSIPVRGYVRLALFDLLGKEVAMLVNSDKEAGSYIIDFNASAIPSGVYFYKLESGEFKETKKMLVVK, via the coding sequence ATGAGACTAATCTACATTTTTCTCACTCTTATCTTTTTGCCTCAATTAGTATCAGCCCAGGAAATCCGGAATGCACCGCAGACAAATTATAACTACCTGGGTAACAATGCTAATGACAAAAACGACGTATCTGGACTTAATAAGATCCGGGTTCCTTCTGAACATGAGGAAGCTCTTATCGGCAAGATCAAACAGCTCAAAGAAAACGACAGTCCTGAAAATAAAGAAGAGCTTATAAAGCTCGAAGAGGAGCTTGCTAAGTTGAGAGGAGAAGCTTCCGTTATTACTTCTCCCTCGCCAACCGGAGCTATACTTACCCGTGTTCCCGAAAATTCAGCCGCCAGCATTTCGATCGACAATAACAGGATATATAACAATCCTAACTCGACAATAAAAGGAATTGCCACTGCGGTCGAACAGCGGGGATCGTCAGCCGGGAAAATATGGCTGGTATATGTCTTCTCCGGCAACCCGGCATTCCCCGATTCCATCAGGATCTATAATTCCACCAATGGAGGCAATACATGGAATTTCTACGTTACGGGGAATTTCGCGCCATACGACCGTATGGTACCCGGTGAACTCGACCTCGAGATAATCGAGAATAACTCAGGGCAAAAATACCTCTGGCTGATTTGCGGATATACGGACCCGACCGGAGATCTTCGATCCAACGTAGGCGGGTTTATTATGCAGGCACCGAGTGTTAACGGGGTATTCCTTACTTTTAACTGGCCTGATGGAGATTCGCTCAAACGGTATTATAATCCCCGAATAACTTCAGATAACTCTGTGTATCTCAATAATCCGTATACCTACATTATATGCTCATTTGATTCGACCGACGGAAACGGCAACCATTTTAACGGGCAAAAATATGTCCGGTGTTTAAATCCATATACCGTTAGTCCTGCTTTTACCTATCAGCCGGAGAATTTCTATTGGTATAGTAATCCCGGTCCGGCAGGATACGTTCGGGATGTGTATTCTGACATAGCATATTTTCAAAATGGAGGACAGGATTCGATCATTGTTTCATTTTCAGGTGTACCGGACAGTAATACCATATTTTTTTCTAAAGCCGATATAACAGGCAGCCTTGCATCAGTAGGGGGAAGTTCAACCCAGGGGGGAAGCGATCCTAACAGCATGAAAACAAATGCCCGTTTATCAAGCAATGGAAACGGCAACGGCAGTGTGATCTGTGTATTCAATCAATATAGCTCCGGAAACCGGAATGTGAAATACTTCCGTACCGATAATTACGGTAATTTCAATTCCCTCGCGGGACAGAGCGTATTATGGGGAAGTTTAACCAACCAAAATTACCGCCCGGATATTATTGGTACCCGTAATGGCGATATACATTATTTTACATTCGGAACATCCGATGCTGTTGCCGACTCGATTCAATATATTTCCGTTACAACGGACGGTATCACAAACCAGATCCATAAAATGAATGCGGTAGATTCCGTTACAGGATCTGCTCCGCCTGTAGCCGGATTCAGATATGTGGATGGAGACAGCTGCTTTATTCTATACTCCGGGCCGGAGGCTCACAGCGTATGGAATGCCAGGGGCTGTACCGGAGATCCGATTGGTATCCTAAATATTTCTGCTCCCGTCCGGTATTCTTTATCACAAAATTATCCGAATCCATTCAATCCGGTTACTAGAATAAATTTTTCCATACCGGTAAGAGGATATGTAAGACTGGCTCTGTTTGATCTTTTGGGTAAGGAGGTTGCAATGCTCGTAAATTCAGACAAGGAAGCCGGGTCATACATTATAGATTTCAATGCTTCGGCAATACCAAGCGGCGTATATTTTTACAAACTCGAAAGTGGTGAATTCAAAGAAACAAAAAAAATGCTGGTGGTCAAATGA
- a CDS encoding MBL fold metallo-hydrolase yields the protein MAITFRALGGGDEIGANSYLLDIDGEKIVLDCGLHPRKSGPDMFPDYSSIANETIQHCIISHAHNDHIGALPYFLKLFPYAKIYSTRPTLSIAEITLGNTAYLMDREFEGIWDKSYIKYYTEEMLNLIPMIMKQHHFNEEVFLAEDISFEFYHAGHILGAAGVMLKASDKKIYYTGDFSSRDQRLILGGELPSEHVDILITECTNGESEEIPTYESQDKLLVRFINEVIGQGGSVLIPVFALGKSQEFLKRISDMMAKNRIPHVPVYYSSLARALNTVYDDFNYDDNRVEQGFKLGSLEFNRLRRSDFNRGEFYKKPSIILSTSGMVIEGTGSYRIAKRFLPMRNFGIAMCGYCDPATAGHRIKNAKRGERIYLDSFGIDHVDVKCSIENFRYTSHATPDEIMFLVKQINPKKVVLVHGDEGAIDTIGHRILSQFPHIKVQAVEKGKNYVL from the coding sequence ATGGCAATTACTTTTAGAGCTCTTGGCGGTGGAGATGAAATAGGCGCTAATTCATATCTGCTGGATATTGACGGGGAAAAGATCGTGCTGGATTGCGGGTTACATCCGAGAAAATCCGGTCCCGATATGTTCCCGGATTATTCGTCTATTGCAAACGAGACTATTCAGCATTGTATAATCTCCCATGCTCATAATGATCATATTGGAGCGCTCCCGTATTTTCTGAAGCTCTTTCCATACGCAAAGATATATTCCACGCGACCTACGCTATCAATCGCCGAGATCACTCTGGGAAATACAGCCTATCTTATGGACAGGGAATTCGAAGGTATCTGGGATAAGTCATATATCAAATACTATACTGAGGAGATGCTGAACCTTATTCCCATGATAATGAAACAGCATCATTTCAATGAGGAAGTTTTTCTGGCGGAGGATATATCATTCGAATTTTACCATGCGGGACATATCCTGGGTGCCGCAGGAGTGATGCTAAAGGCAAGTGATAAGAAGATATATTATACGGGAGATTTTTCATCCAGAGATCAGAGGTTGATACTGGGAGGGGAGCTTCCATCCGAGCATGTGGATATCCTGATAACGGAATGTACGAATGGTGAATCGGAGGAGATACCGACATACGAATCACAGGATAAGCTTCTGGTGAGGTTTATTAATGAAGTAATCGGGCAGGGAGGCTCTGTATTGATTCCGGTATTTGCGCTGGGGAAATCGCAGGAGTTTTTGAAACGGATATCGGACATGATGGCGAAGAATAGGATACCTCACGTACCGGTATATTACAGCTCTCTCGCCAGGGCGCTGAATACGGTCTATGATGATTTCAATTACGATGATAATCGGGTCGAGCAGGGCTTTAAGCTGGGGTCGCTGGAATTTAACAGGCTTCGCAGGAGTGATTTTAACAGGGGTGAGTTTTATAAAAAGCCATCCATTATTCTCTCGACGAGTGGTATGGTAATTGAGGGAACTGGGTCATACAGGATCGCAAAACGTTTTCTGCCGATGAGGAATTTCGGGATTGCGATGTGCGGATATTGCGACCCGGCGACCGCCGGTCACAGGATCAAAAATGCTAAGCGCGGTGAGCGGATCTATCTCGATAGCTTCGGTATAGATCATGTAGATGTGAAATGCAGTATCGAAAATTTCAGATACACATCGCACGCCACTCCGGATGAAATAATGTTTCTCGTGAAACAAATAAACCCGAAGAAGGTAGTATTAGTCCACGGGGATGAAGGAGCAATTGATACAATAGGTCACAGGATATTGTCTCAATTTCCTCATATCAAGGTCCAGGCAGTGGAAAAGGGAAAAAATTATGTTTTATAG
- the mnmG gene encoding tRNA uridine-5-carboxymethylaminomethyl(34) synthesis enzyme MnmG, producing MQKSYDIIVIGAGHAGIEAAVASARMGFSVGMVTMDLEAIGRMSCNPAIGGTAKGHLVREIDALGGVMGILADKTGIQFKMLNKSKGPAVWSPRCQSDKDLYSKAAVELVKNTSGIELIQDMVVELLTEIYNNRDETYSYKVSGIRTGMGYEIACKSVIITSGTFLNAVMHTGHTQEAGGRLGEKSATGLSESLIGLGFKTGRLKTGTPPRLDINTIDFSVTEPQSGDEYPKPFSHRTNGEFPYQEQVQCFITYTNQDTHDILRTGFEDSPMFTGRIKGAGPRYCPSIEDKISRFADKPRHQIFLEPETLGGETIYMNGFSTSLPLDVQEKAARTIPGLEKVKIVKRGYAVEYDFFPTYQVNATFETKLVSGLYTAGQINGTSGYEEAAAQGFIAGVNAALKLSEKEPFILKRSEAYMGVLADDLINKNPDEPYRMFTSSAEYRLLLRQDNADLRLMEKGYELGLIEKDLVEKMREKRELVEEGIRYMNSNTVSPKTINDYLQSAGSATVNGGELLASIIRRHEVRLADVLNLGAYQDVPLLQKIARNPGAVEQLEIQVKYESYIRRQVEQVEHFERNEGINIPQDFNYGRIRSLSAEATEKLSRIKPRSIGQASRIAGVRPSDISAIMVYMRG from the coding sequence ATGCAGAAATCTTACGACATAATTGTAATTGGCGCGGGACACGCCGGTATCGAAGCCGCTGTGGCTTCTGCCCGAATGGGATTTTCCGTTGGCATGGTGACAATGGATTTGGAAGCCATCGGACGCATGAGCTGTAATCCCGCTATCGGCGGTACTGCTAAAGGGCATCTGGTTCGGGAGATCGACGCGCTCGGCGGAGTGATGGGAATTCTTGCGGACAAGACCGGCATACAATTTAAGATGCTGAATAAATCAAAAGGTCCCGCAGTGTGGTCGCCGAGATGTCAATCGGATAAGGATCTGTATTCAAAAGCCGCCGTTGAGCTGGTAAAAAATACTTCCGGTATAGAGCTAATCCAGGATATGGTGGTCGAGCTACTTACTGAAATATATAACAACCGTGATGAGACATATAGTTACAAAGTGTCAGGAATAAGGACAGGTATGGGTTACGAAATAGCATGTAAATCGGTCATTATTACTTCCGGGACTTTTCTAAATGCGGTAATGCATACCGGGCATACGCAGGAAGCAGGCGGACGCCTCGGTGAAAAATCCGCAACGGGATTATCCGAATCCCTTATCGGGCTTGGATTTAAGACGGGACGCTTAAAAACGGGTACGCCACCGCGGTTGGATATTAATACGATAGATTTTTCCGTGACCGAACCACAATCGGGCGACGAATATCCAAAGCCTTTCTCCCATAGAACTAATGGAGAATTCCCTTATCAGGAGCAGGTGCAGTGTTTCATTACCTATACAAATCAGGACACACACGATATTCTCCGCACGGGCTTTGAAGACTCCCCTATGTTCACGGGGCGTATAAAAGGGGCGGGTCCGAGGTACTGTCCCTCGATAGAAGATAAGATATCCCGCTTCGCCGATAAGCCCCGCCACCAGATATTCCTGGAACCGGAGACGCTCGGCGGTGAAACGATCTACATGAACGGCTTCTCGACAAGCCTGCCACTCGATGTGCAGGAAAAAGCCGCACGCACAATTCCCGGTCTGGAAAAAGTGAAAATAGTTAAGAGAGGTTACGCGGTGGAATACGACTTCTTCCCTACTTACCAGGTGAATGCTACATTCGAGACGAAACTGGTGAGCGGGCTCTACACTGCCGGGCAGATAAACGGAACATCGGGATACGAAGAAGCAGCCGCGCAGGGATTTATAGCCGGAGTAAATGCCGCGCTGAAATTATCCGAAAAAGAACCGTTTATACTAAAACGGAGTGAAGCGTACATGGGAGTTTTAGCGGATGACCTCATAAACAAAAATCCGGATGAGCCGTACAGAATGTTCACATCGTCTGCTGAATACCGGCTTTTGCTAAGGCAGGATAATGCCGATCTCCGTCTCATGGAAAAGGGGTATGAACTCGGATTGATCGAAAAGGATCTCGTCGAAAAAATGCGCGAGAAAAGAGAGCTGGTAGAGGAAGGGATCCGTTACATGAACTCCAACACCGTAAGTCCAAAGACAATAAACGATTACCTTCAATCGGCAGGCTCGGCGACAGTCAACGGCGGTGAGTTGCTGGCTTCTATTATACGCCGTCACGAAGTAAGGCTCGCGGATGTGCTGAATCTCGGTGCTTATCAAGATGTCCCTCTTCTGCAGAAGATAGCGCGAAACCCGGGTGCAGTGGAACAGCTGGAGATACAGGTGAAATACGAGAGCTATATCAGGAGACAGGTAGAGCAGGTGGAGCACTTCGAAAGAAATGAAGGAATAAACATCCCGCAGGACTTCAACTACGGAAGGATAAGATCGCTCTCAGCTGAAGCAACAGAAAAACTATCCAGAATAAAACCCCGCTCGATAGGACAGGCATCCCGCATCGCCGGCGTGAGACCGTCGGATATATCGGCTATAATGGTGTATATGAGGGGATAG
- a CDS encoding SBBP repeat-containing protein: MKTALTFTAIFLAVISFFSQSVNAQVSESWVKQYNGTADGYDYAESIVTDDAGNSYVIGSSDSTGLGDIVTIKYSPSGTMLWVKKYDGTAHGDDRGIAITMDDSSNVYVTGYSEGIGTAIDIVTIKYSSSGETKWVSRFDGAMHMTESPYCITLDGAGNVYVGGSGPSMPGESFDFLTLKYTPSGGFGWVRYFDRPIPGGAEHPTAITAHGSAIYITGISVAPGFMDLVYTVGYSASGDTLFETPYSGTGLGGRKASSIAVSPITGAIYVCGHEYSGSPVEGINYLTIKYSPSGMVTWAKHYNGTDSDVDEATKIAVDATESIYVTGFSSGISSAYDYVTIKYSAMGDTIWTARYNNSEDGDDRAEDIKVDASGNVYVTGWSRDFGSRYDYLTVKYSPTGSLLWDIRHDATSATIDSKAFALGLDAMGNVYVTGVSNGPTGNEDITTIKYVEVMTGVTGNTNSTPEGFELKQNYPNPFNPSTKISFSLPNAGMTTLKIYDMAGKEVAQLVNGNMNAGTHEFNFDATGLSSGVYFYTLQSGEFMETKKMNLIK; the protein is encoded by the coding sequence ATGAAAACAGCACTAACATTTACAGCAATCTTTTTAGCAGTGATCTCTTTCTTTTCACAATCAGTGAACGCCCAGGTGAGTGAAAGCTGGGTGAAGCAGTACAACGGCACAGCAGACGGCTACGACTACGCAGAATCTATAGTAACCGACGATGCCGGTAATTCATATGTAATCGGATCTTCTGACAGTACGGGACTTGGAGATATAGTAACAATTAAATACAGTCCTTCGGGTACTATGCTCTGGGTTAAGAAGTATGACGGTACAGCACACGGAGATGACAGGGGAATCGCAATAACTATGGATGATTCTTCTAACGTCTATGTAACCGGATATAGTGAGGGAATTGGAACGGCAATCGACATAGTAACAATTAAGTACAGCTCAAGCGGTGAAACAAAATGGGTATCGAGATTCGACGGAGCAATGCATATGACCGAATCCCCATATTGTATTACACTAGACGGTGCAGGAAACGTTTATGTAGGCGGAAGCGGTCCATCAATGCCCGGCGAAAGCTTTGACTTTCTTACCTTAAAATATACTCCATCAGGCGGTTTCGGATGGGTAAGATATTTTGACAGACCAATTCCGGGCGGTGCCGAGCATCCTACTGCAATTACTGCGCACGGCTCAGCAATCTATATCACCGGCATCAGTGTTGCACCGGGATTTATGGACCTTGTATATACTGTTGGTTACTCAGCATCCGGTGATACATTATTCGAAACTCCTTACTCGGGAACAGGATTAGGCGGTAGGAAAGCAAGTTCAATTGCAGTAAGCCCGATTACAGGCGCAATCTACGTATGCGGTCATGAGTATTCAGGTTCACCTGTAGAAGGGATCAATTACTTAACTATCAAATATTCTCCGAGCGGTATGGTAACATGGGCGAAGCATTACAATGGAACGGATTCAGACGTCGATGAAGCAACTAAAATTGCAGTAGACGCAACCGAGTCAATTTACGTAACAGGATTCAGTTCGGGTATTTCATCGGCTTACGATTACGTTACAATAAAATACTCGGCAATGGGTGACACGATATGGACAGCAAGATACAACAATTCCGAAGACGGTGATGACAGAGCTGAAGACATTAAAGTAGACGCTTCAGGCAACGTGTACGTAACAGGCTGGAGCAGAGACTTTGGATCAAGATATGATTACTTAACTGTAAAATACAGCCCAACTGGTTCACTACTTTGGGATATCAGGCATGACGCCACAAGCGCAACAATAGATTCAAAAGCATTTGCGCTCGGACTCGATGCTATGGGTAATGTATATGTAACAGGTGTCAGCAATGGTCCGACAGGTAATGAGGATATTACTACAATAAAGTATGTAGAAGTAATGACAGGTGTAACAGGCAATACTAACTCAACTCCGGAAGGATTCGAGCTGAAGCAGAACTACCCGAACCCGTTCAACCCTTCAACTAAGATCTCATTCTCACTGCCTAACGCAGGAATGACAACTCTAAAGATCTATGACATGGCTGGCAAGGAAGTTGCACAGCTGGTAAACGGAAACATGAATGCCGGAACGCATGAATTTAACTTCGACGCAACGGGATTATCGAGCGGAGTATATTTCTACACTCTTCAGTCAGGGGAATTCATGGAAACAAAGAAAATGAACTTAATAAAGTAA
- a CDS encoding class I SAM-dependent methyltransferase, with protein sequence MKTLAPSLELVWDCATGNGQAAVSLAEHFEKVIATDASPQQIDNAIEKENVEYLVAPAEEIYLEDETVDMVTVATALHWFDHSRFFPEVKRVLKPGGVLAAWSYAETKISDEIDPVMDYFSKEYLYDYWPAEARLNWMERYENFDIPLEIIEAPKFEMEMEWDLEQFVNYLHSWSAVQRHLEQSKFDPLEIVFPDILEMWGDIKNVRKIRWELIFIAGRKN encoded by the coding sequence TTGAAAACATTAGCGCCATCGCTGGAGCTAGTTTGGGATTGCGCAACAGGAAACGGACAGGCGGCGGTTTCACTGGCGGAGCATTTCGAGAAAGTGATCGCAACGGATGCGAGTCCTCAGCAGATAGATAATGCTATCGAGAAGGAAAACGTAGAGTACCTAGTGGCTCCTGCAGAGGAAATATACCTGGAGGATGAGACTGTGGATATGGTAACGGTTGCGACGGCACTGCACTGGTTCGATCACAGCAGGTTCTTCCCGGAAGTAAAGAGAGTATTGAAGCCGGGCGGTGTGCTTGCGGCATGGAGCTATGCAGAAACCAAGATATCGGATGAGATCGACCCGGTGATGGATTATTTTTCAAAGGAATATCTGTATGATTACTGGCCTGCTGAAGCCAGACTTAACTGGATGGAGAGATATGAGAATTTCGATATACCTCTGGAAATTATAGAGGCGCCGAAGTTTGAAATGGAAATGGAGTGGGACCTGGAGCAGTTCGTAAATTACCTTCACAGCTGGTCAGCAGTACAAAGACACCTCGAGCAGAGCAAGTTCGACCCGCTGGAAATAGTATTTCCCGACATACTCGAGATGTGGGGAGACATAAAGAACGTAAGGAAGATAAGATGGGAATTGATCTTTATAGCAGGGCGAAAGAACTAA
- the msrA gene encoding peptide-methionine (S)-S-oxide reductase MsrA encodes MKLGIVVFLLLTSFNFFNCSSSHSNNTSQSNQSTNIIPPDKMAEDTSVTLDTATLGAGCFWCVEAIFQNLKGVYTVESGYSGGTVENPSYELVCTGTTGHAEVARITFDPKVIPYETLLNVFFRTHDPTTLNKQGADVGEQYRSVIFYNSDEQKETAEKVKKEVEDAKVWDDPIVTVIEPLTNFYKAEDYHQDYYNNNPNKGYCSAVIYPKLKKFYKEFPDLLKEKKEESH; translated from the coding sequence ATGAAGCTTGGAATCGTTGTTTTTCTATTACTTACATCATTCAATTTCTTTAACTGTTCATCATCGCACTCAAACAATACATCACAATCTAATCAATCAACTAACATTATACCACCTGACAAAATGGCAGAAGACACAAGTGTAACTTTAGATACCGCTACGCTGGGAGCGGGATGCTTCTGGTGTGTGGAAGCGATATTCCAAAATTTAAAAGGCGTTTACACAGTGGAGTCCGGCTACTCGGGCGGAACGGTAGAGAACCCGTCCTATGAACTGGTATGCACAGGCACGACCGGACATGCGGAAGTAGCAAGGATAACATTCGACCCGAAGGTCATACCTTATGAGACACTGCTGAATGTGTTCTTCCGAACGCACGACCCGACAACGCTGAACAAACAGGGAGCAGACGTAGGGGAACAGTACAGGTCAGTGATATTTTACAACAGCGATGAACAGAAGGAAACAGCGGAAAAAGTGAAGAAGGAAGTGGAGGACGCGAAAGTATGGGACGATCCGATAGTAACGGTTATAGAGCCCTTAACAAACTTCTATAAAGCGGAAGACTATCACCAGGACTATTACAACAACAACCCGAACAAGGGCTACTGCTCCGCGGTAATATACCCTAAGCTGAAAAAATTTTATAAAGAGTTTCCCGATCTGCTGAAGGAAAAGAAAGAAGAGAGTCATTAA
- a CDS encoding damage-inducible protein DinB: protein MENILNTLLDYNDFSNRRYIELLTTADGDLERELFLFSHILNGQHLWNARISDGEFKYKVWQVHDKNDFMKIHEQNQAETKRIIEEDDMDRSFEYSNTAGSSFTNAVGDMVLQLLNHGTYHRGQIAQLLRTKDIDPPGTDFITFKRVGQ, encoded by the coding sequence ATGGAAAACATTTTAAATACTTTACTCGACTACAACGATTTCTCCAACAGGAGATACATCGAATTGCTGACGACCGCCGACGGCGATCTCGAAAGGGAATTATTTCTCTTCTCTCACATACTGAACGGGCAGCATCTCTGGAATGCGCGGATCAGCGATGGGGAATTTAAATACAAAGTGTGGCAGGTGCACGATAAGAATGACTTCATGAAAATACATGAGCAGAACCAGGCTGAGACAAAAAGAATAATCGAAGAGGACGATATGGACCGGTCTTTCGAATATTCAAACACCGCCGGCTCATCTTTCACGAATGCAGTGGGTGACATGGTACTGCAGTTGCTCAATCACGGAACATACCACCGCGGGCAGATAGCACAGCTATTACGGACAAAGGACATCGACCCGCCGGGTACGGATTTTATAACCTTTAAAAGGGTAGGGCAGTGA